The following is a genomic window from Nymphaea colorata isolate Beijing-Zhang1983 chromosome 3, ASM883128v2, whole genome shotgun sequence.
CTTACCGATATGCATAATTTTATGGCTGGAGATAGATACAGTACACGAGACATAGAGAAAATAAGACATCACTTCAATGGGACCTACCACATTGAAAGAACAAGCGAAATAGCAAGCAGAAAGACTGTGCTATAAAGTTGATCGATCATATCCAAGATGCAGAGGCAAAGGCTGGACAGGCATGGGTTGGATCAACCTTGACCTGGCATGAAGACTGAATTGAAGAGTGGGTCCGGCTTCTGATGCTAGATTTGGAGGAGATATGAAATTAAAGCAGAAGCCCACATCCAGATACATGCTGTGTGTCTTCATCATAGTTTTGTTCTAGCCATTGAAGTCCTCACGTGAAAGGCGTTAACACATTCAGATGAAAATCCAACACTGGCCCAGTCCTGAGCACACCCATTTATTCGGCTCAGGCCTGAATTTTGACTTTACGTGTCGATCTTCTGTCTGCTGCCAATAATGTTACTCCTTAGTAACTGGGGGAAATGAAAGTCTAATTTGCTAAAACGCTTCAGTTTTGGATCCAATGTACTAATACCACATTCTACTATTTGAAAGATGATTCAAACCATGGGTATATGAATCTTAAATTATGGACCTGAGTTGGCCTAATCATCTATACGAGACTAAGTCGTATGCATATGTTGATAGTATGGGTCAGAACAGACCTGTCTGGATCCAACTTGACTAGAACCATCAAATCCATCAGATTTGGATAAGAATTGGAAGGAGCTCCGATCCATTCGCATATGCCCATCAAAGTTGTAGAAGCTGGCCATCCGGAAAAGCGACTAGGAAAAGTTCCATGGTTCACGATCGAAACCGCAGAGGCCAAACACTAGAAACCATTAAACGTCAGCAGCAAAATCTCACGAGAAGTTTCAAAATTCGAAGAACTTTTTAGTGATTCCATCGGCAAAATTCAAccgaaaaaacaaaaaggatcTTTTAAAAAGATAGGGAAAGTAGAAAGAATAAAGAATGAGGTCTCGTGAAGCTTAAGCTTTTTAGGACGAACCCCCATGACAGAACAGGTGAACTAAAGTTTTCGCTTCCTTTTCTTAACAGGAAAAGGAATTGGTGAAACGATTATTATGCTACTTTCAGTAAGGTCGCTCTTCTCGTTAATATTCTTTTATACCATAAGCAGTTTGCGAATGAAGATATTCCATGATATTGTTAGGTTGGTAATTGATATGAAGGTGGTTCCTTTCTGTTCTTTCATCCGTGACTGTGAATATGTAGGAGAGCCGTTGTTCTTAAGTGTAGGCTCCAGCCTGATCCGGATCTCCGGAACGAACGTAAGCAGatctcaaattttgaaatttgaacccTACATGTATCCTTGGAAGGCAAGTCCTTGTGTTTTGGAGTTACTTGGGATTTGCCTATAAGCGTATGCTTTTCGAAATCTAGGTTGTGGAATCGCAGTCGCAGTCCATCTGAAAGAATCTTATCATGCGTACGTAGGCGGTGGGGTCGGTGGGCTACTTCTCTTCTTATTGATTGTCTTAATTTCAAAGATCTGATTTCAGAGAATCCACAATACGAGATGTAAATCCAGCTGATTGagactgctctctctctctctctctctatatatatatatatatatatatatatatatatatatataacaacaaaaaccattttaaagTGCTTATTTTGCAATCTAACCCTGCTGATATCATTTTAGAAATAGGTTAAtggaaaacatatattaagtttatctttttttagACTTTAGTAGTGTTTTTACAATAAGCAAAAACGAAATGTGCCCAAAGCattaacattttgataataaaaacaTCTAATAGTGACAGAGAGGCAGGTATATGACAGATAACGCAACTCAGACTAAAATACTACAATTTTTAAAACAGGTTATTTGAAGTATTCTCTGTATAATTTAACTTTACAGATATGAGCTTAAGAGTATTTTGATAATATTAAACGTATATTAAGTTAACGATTTCTTATAAATCTGTTTGTTTAATTATAATGGTCTCTTATAACATTCACTTGTTTATTTGCTTAACATGTTGACATGTCCGTCTACGAGTAACTCTTCAAGAGTCTAAACCATTTGGCCCCTTCTGCGCCTCATCCATGAAGAACATGGAAGAGCCCTTGTTTCCAAGTTGGCAACTGCTGCATCTTTCAATAGATTCAAACTCATTTAAACAGTGATGACGTTGATCAAATTAAGCAGACTTGAATTGTAATATTGTTGGTTAAACATTTTTGCTCAAAAAGCATTCATGTATTCAATTCAACCAAAGAATTACACCTTCGTTAATCTTTCATGAaatctctctctgtgtgtgtctctctctgtgtctgTTCATCACTGAGATCAGTATCCAAAAAATGCTTCTTCCAATTAATGGTATGCTGCTCAACCTAGAAATTTAGGCCACAGCTGGCTCGGATTTAGCTTTCAAACCTAATTGAGATCACGGGTGAGCAGAATAAAATGAAGAGCTATTCTATCATCTCTCGTGTTGCTAAGTCGCTGGTAGAAGCAAAATGGGGGTGCATTTGGATACtatatttcttttccttgtgGGCCAAAGCTAAACACTAACCAAATAAGGCCTATGATTCGACCACACCTAGAGCCTATCTCTTAGTTTTATTTGGTGTCTGGACTCTTATGAGACTGTGCCAATCAAACCATTCGGGTCAATGAATCGCATTTTCTATCAACGCCAGTTTGAAACTGGGAATGAGATACTACTGATAATTATTAAGAAGGGTATAATTTACTGCTCCGCGTGGCTACATTAATGGTAGTTCATCTCTCCTGCAATCATCCACTGTATTAGTTCAGCAACGTGAATCCTCGCGTCATCGAGAAACATTCATTTCTTTGTCAGCATTTCAGTCTGTGTTTTAAGTTTGTTCTACTCACTCAGAGAGATAAGGCTGCCTTAGTACTGCTCAATGCAAGGAGTTCATCTGAAGTCTTAAATTTACAAAATCCACTCAAAAATTCACATCTGTGACTGCTTCAATTTCATGGGACTGCATGTACCAACCCATCAGAGTTAATGATCTATAAATATTGGCCTAGAAACAGTGGTTTCTCATTAAAGAGAAATATCAAAAACCCATATGTTCTTGTAATGAGAGGATGAAGGGGAAGAAGCTGGCCGGGTGCCTTTCAGATCTAACAGGCCCATTGCCTACCAATTTCCTGTGGCTCGATTACCTAATTGCATCAATGCCCTACGGGTCCTATGCACTAACAATTGCAAAGAACTGTCAATAAAGGGCCGAACGACCCCACCCTTTTGATTTCCTAATGGTAGCTCATAGTTGGGCAGGTCATTGAAAAACGCCTTCACGCCTTTGTTTAAACTGTAGCTCTTTGGAAGCTTGCTTTATAAAAGAAGTAAAAGGAAGAAGttatgtcttttcttttttcccatgCTTCAATAGCTCCTTGGGCCTACTGCAACCCCTTTTGAAAGAGTATTAAAGATTGCTAGAGGTTGGGAGATCATTTTGATTGAAATTAGTTCGTATGTTTGGTGTCAAATAAATATACTTTTCTAATCTCTAAGTCACGTACATCATCGCTCCTGCATTATTGTCATTGTTAGGGGATATTACATCTTTGTCTTTCTAGCCAGCTTCCCGCTCATCCATACCCATTGTCTAGACGGTGATGAGCCACAGGACTGAGCATAATTCAAAAGCGTGAGATACTTTTGTCCTTTTTAATAACACGAGGTTTGTTCTTTGTCGTAGAGTTGATGTTCTTTTCTACATTTACATAAAAGAATACTTGCCGGCCAAAAACATAGAGACACCCACATCACTTTATTACAAACAACTAGCCGCCTCTCATTCAGCTAAGTTCGAGGCACAAGTTgcaagattttcattttcaaagatTAAAGATCCTAGAGCAAGTGCATGATAATGTATGTCATTTGCTATCGGTGCACCTTCAGCCCAAAGGAGATGAACTCTAGGCACTCCTATACTTGAAAACATTTTGGTAGGGTCGATAATTTTGTGATTGGAGATGAAGGGACTCGAACGAGAGTGAGTTGCCAcggtagtatatatatatattcatgtggGGAGGCGTTTTTTTACTGATaagagtattttgatcattatacCATTAAATGCATAATATTTATACACAGAACTGTGCATATAGCCTGCTTCGACACTCCAACTGTTTGATTCGAGTAATGTGGAGCGTCTTGAAGGTCCAAAAATGGAGCCGAGGGCATGGTCCGGAAAACGCGTTATGCGCGTCATGGTGCATGGAGTGCACCAGCTGGAGAGCCTTGTTCGCTTCTGCATGCACGCGACAAAGGCGCACCTCCCCATTATACCTATCCAAGCACCAAATTTTAAAACCCCTTTACGTACGATTTtgcccttttctctttttctaatcttttctGTTTCCCCTCTCCTGCTTTTCGTCTCCCGTCGTGAACATTATTACCCTGATAATAATGACTCAAACAGAACAGATCTGAAAGAAACACCTTGTTGAGTCTTAAGGTCAAGCCAACATGCAGGTCCTTGACAGTAAAGTTAAAGGGCAGTAAAAAACCCAAACGTGGCCTGGGGTTATTAGAGGATTTGTTTGTAAATGTTTGCCGCGGATTTTCTGTACCTAGAGCTGCAGAGAAGGGAACGCTGGTTGGTGGGAGAATTAGTGAAGAGCAGCGTGTGGTTTGTCTCCAGTTGTGAGCCAGCTCATTCGTTACAGTGGGTGTGGAATTTCATCCCACCTTCCAATACTGAGCTATGCAGCGCCGACTGGCTCACTCTTACGGCCTCCCACTCTATAAATGAGCAACCTGCTGGCCTTATCCATCATCACTACCACTTGCcttttctccctccctcccaaCATTCTTTCCCCCAAAGTTCAAACTCTGAGCTCCCCATCAATGGCGTCTCACCTCCCACAGCTGCTTGCCCTGTTAGCCATCAGTATCACCATCTTTAGTGCTGCTGTTGATGCTACTTTCATGCAAAACGTTGATATCACAGGAGGCAAACCGGTCATACGCAACGGTGGAAATGTGGTCGATCTTAAGCTGGACCAATTCTCAGGTACTGGTCAAGGAGAACATTTCTAGCTGTTTTTGGTGATCAACTTACCGGCTTGTTCATTCAATCCCGTAGCAACTTTGcttttccctcctttctttctccatctATGTACAAGAATCTTAATaactggtggtggtggtggcgttTGGTTTTGCAGCTTCTGGTTTCCAATCGAAACAAGAGTTCCTGTTCTCTCGGATCGATATGCAGATCAAGTTGCCTGCTGGTAATTCTGCAGGAACAGTTACAACCTTTTATGTAAGTTCTACCACATGAGTCCCAATAATGACCTCCCCAGAGTTCGCTACTCGACCTATTATTGACTCGGTTTGCGTTTGAAAAATGAGCAGATGTCATCACAAGGCAACACGCACGATGAGATAGACTTGGAATTTCTGGGTAACGAGACAGGCCAACCTTACGTTCTGCACACCAACATCTACGCACAGgggaaaggaaacaaagaaatgcAGTTCTACCTCTGGTTCGACCCTACTGCTTCTTATCACACATATTCCATCCTTTGGAACCCACGCCACATCATGTAAGATCAATAATGCCCACcatcctcctttcttcttcttagttTCGTaccttctcttttcattttcaccaAGTTGGTTGTATATCTTACCGCATAGATTTCAATCACCAAAAGGTTGATCAATCCTGTGTTTACTCTGCCTTTTTCAGATTCTACGTGGACAGGAGGCCCATCAGAGTGTTCCCCAACCAGCAGGCCGTTGGCATCCCGTTCCCCTCAAGGCAGCCGATGAGGGTATACGCCAGCATATGGAATGCCGATGACTGGGCAACGCAAGGGGGACGGGTGAAGACCAACTGGGCCAACGCCCCCTTCACTGCCTCTTACACCAACTTCAGGGTCACTCCTTGCCCTTCTTCCGCTAAGTCTCCCCTCTGTGGGCCGCAGCCGCCGGCGCCCGTCTCGACCTCCGCTTCCGGCAGGCAATCGGCTCCTCTAGTGGACCCCTGGACCAGGAGGATGATGAGGCTGCTGCAGCAGAAGTTCATGATCTACAACTACTGCGCCGATGCCAAGCGATTCCCTCAGGGCCTTCCTCTCGAGTGCTTTACCAGGATCTAAAACGCCTCAacttgttcctcttcctacttCATGCTCTTCTGTGAATCACCTGTCCATACTCGTGGGTCGTCTTCTCATTCCATTCATTCTTTTTGCCCCTTTTCTTGTTCCTTCTGCCTTTGTGTTTAAAGAGCTTTCTTCTTACTTATGTTACGTCTGTATAAATATCGAAGTTTTGTCCATGATCACTCTCGGTTTCTGCATGTTGAactggaaaataaataaaagggaAGGGAACAGTGTGTTTTTGCTGTCACACATTTGCTTTCTTTCGCCTCCATCAATTTCAACAGATCATGGTGACGACATCATCCCCGAAGCGACGCCATTGGAACTGCTCTTACAGTTCCCAAAAGCTTACTAGCCTAATTGCGGCCTGGTTGGCAGGCAAAAAAAAGAGTCACGAGCCTATGTCCAGCAGCTTGGACGGGTGAAATTGTTCTACGTGGCTAGCTAGGCCTAGAGCTCAATACCCAGCAAGCTGAGGCCTCATCTCTAATATTGACATGATATGGCTGGTAGACATCTATTATAATTTTGTTTCTGCTGAACAACAGTCCTTGCGaacagaaggaaaaaggaagtaTTCGCCATTGGCGCCAAGGAATAAGGGCCTCAAATTTAAAAGAAGACTAATGTCAATATGCTTTTAGCTTCTATTTCTTCTACTAAACGCAGATAAGAGGCCTGGAATCTTTTTGGGTTGTCCACAAGGATTCTCTTCTAAAAACAAACTCAAGTTTTGaatgaagaacaagaaactCATGTTTGATGAATCAGACACAATAGGTGAAATGAAAATTAGCTTCCAGACGTCAGCGCGAGTATGTAAAATTCTTAAATTGGATTAGAATCTGACGCCGGCTCGATCATTCATCatacttttttctccttttcaagtCCTTGAATATCCTTGGCAATTGATAAATTTTGTTTGAGCTCAATGGTGGCCGGTTAGGCCCAGATTCTTAATCGAGATATTTCAGGGAAAAAATAATGTTCAGACAAATTTGCTGTCTTCTGCACACCTATAAAGGGATCGTCGTCTGATCTCTATCCAAAGGGATGGATATTGGACTCTCAAAATAGCTCCAGTAGGTTCCTGTTTGGCTTATTAGCAGCCTCGGTGGCGACTCGAGACCTGAAGGTCCAAACTCAGGTTTAATAATTGGATTTCGATATTTGATTTCCTGATGAACTGATTGAAGCCGACTACATTAATTAACCT
Proteins encoded in this region:
- the LOC116249537 gene encoding xyloglucan endotransglucosylase/hydrolase 2-like, which translates into the protein MASHLPQLLALLAISITIFSAAVDATFMQNVDITGGKPVIRNGGNVVDLKLDQFSASGFQSKQEFLFSRIDMQIKLPAGNSAGTVTTFYMSSQGNTHDEIDLEFLGNETGQPYVLHTNIYAQGKGNKEMQFYLWFDPTASYHTYSILWNPRHIIFYVDRRPIRVFPNQQAVGIPFPSRQPMRVYASIWNADDWATQGGRVKTNWANAPFTASYTNFRVTPCPSSAKSPLCGPQPPAPVSTSASGRQSAPLVDPWTRRMMRLLQQKFMIYNYCADAKRFPQGLPLECFTRI